Proteins from a genomic interval of Zingiber officinale cultivar Zhangliang chromosome 2A, Zo_v1.1, whole genome shotgun sequence:
- the LOC122041524 gene encoding 60S acidic ribosomal protein P3-like has product MGVFTFVCRSSGTEWSAKQLAGDLEASAASTFDLQRRLVHAVLGVDSSGGVQSSFSLVSPSSAVFQVIIGGGGGGAFIGGGAPSGGAVAAGGGGAAAPEAPPAEEKKEEKEESDEDMGFSLFD; this is encoded by the exons ATGGGCGTCTTCACCTTCGTGTGCCGCAGCTCCGGTACCGAATGGAGTGCGAAGCAGCTCGCCGGCGACCTCGAGGCATCGGCTGCTTCGACCTTTGATCTCCAGCGGCGGCTTGTCCATGCGGTGCTCGGCGTTGACTCTTCGGGCGGCGTCCAGTCGTCCTTCTCATTGGTCTCTCCGTCGTCGGCCGTCTTCCAG GTAATTATTGGCGGCGGAGGTGGTGGTGCTTTCATCGGCGGTGGTGCTCCATCAGGAGGCGCGGTTGCTGCCGGTGGTGGTGGTGCTGCTGCTCCAGAGGCACCTCCTGCTgaggaaaagaaggaagagaaagaGGAGAGTGATGAGGACATGGGATTCTCCCTCTTTGATTAG
- the LOC122041525 gene encoding uncharacterized protein LOC122041525, translating to MSPLVFPTVNLKDRVSSLPVYFHGGEAEPVVAMRKQGEFGLDEEAAAGEGEEEEEEEASSSIGSASSSSSGSAQGEEEEVESKRKAGTLGSLDSLEDALPVKRGLSNFFTGKSKSFASLVDVAGACANDVAKPENPLNKRRRVLMMSKMRRASYTSFLCPALPPLLSLAHAVEEADEEGEEEEEEEHKGGVLGPFPLLAGGGLVGKRPFRSPRSFSLSDLQRHA from the exons ATGTCGCCGTTGGTTTTTCCTACCGTTAACTTGAAGGATCGCGTGAGTAGCTTGCCGGTTTACTTCCACGGCGGGGAGGCGGAACCGGTGGTAGCGATGAGGAAGCAGGGTGAGTTCGGATTAGATGAGGAGGCGGCGGCGGGggagggggaggaggaggaggaggaggaagcgaGCTCCTCCATCGGCTCCGCTTCCTCTTCCTCATCCGGTTCAGCGCAaggcgaggaggaggaggtggagagCAAGCGAAAAGCTGGGACTTTGGGATCCTTGGATTCGCTGGAAGATGCGCTTCCCGTTAA GCGAGGTTTATCCAATTTCTTCACAGGGAAGTCCAAGTCCTTCGCCAGCCTCGTCGACGTCGCTGGCGCCTGCGCTAACGACGTCGCCAAGCCGGAGAACCCCTTAAACAAGCGCCGTCGTGTGCTGATGATGAGCAAGATGCGGCGGGCGTCGTACACCTCGTTCCTCTGCCCGGCATTGCCGCCGCTCCTGTCGCTCGCCCACGCCGTGGAGGAGGCCGACGAGGAgggggaggaagaggaagaggaggagcatAAAGGAGGCGTCTTGGGGCCATTTCCTCTCCTTGCCGGCGGCGGGCTCGTCGGAAAGCGGCCATTTCGATCACCGAGGTCCTTCTCCCTCTCCGATCTGCAACGCCATGCTTAG